The following are encoded together in the Acipenser ruthenus chromosome 24, fAciRut3.2 maternal haplotype, whole genome shotgun sequence genome:
- the LOC131700613 gene encoding zinc finger and SCAN domain-containing protein 29-like encodes MDPTALAALLEAQERRHQESLTAMMERMHGLFLEANRGREPAVQPAVPLPRVRVVKMSLEDDPEAYLVAFERQATAAQWPREWWATQLGPNLIGEAQAAYQALTHEQALVYDQVKQAILQRLDITEETHRRRFREYQRPPGLRPRVVAQQLVDHVTRWLCPGTNDAEKITELIAIEQFVKVLGPDTQNWVTRHRPTTLEAAVRLAEGYEDALASAPVVVTPAPPSNRPRTGPTPRTGPPQHFTPSPHGATSHRHPTGGLPPPQWRARSTPSGVRAENPSPLPNRQRDTQAPWAPFHPTCYRCHEVGHLARNCPAAMECGAASHYLPTAPEEE; translated from the exons ATGGACCCAACCGCATTGGCAGCGCTGTTGGAGGCGCAGGAGCGGAGGCATCAGGAATCATTGACGGCCATGATGGAAAGGATGCATGGCTTGTTCCTGGAGGCCAATCGGGGGAGGGAACCGGCGGTTCAACCAGCAGTACCCCTACCAAGGGTAAGggtagtgaagatgtcgctggaggatgaccctgaggcttacttagttgcctttgaaaggcaggcaacagcagctcagtggcctcgggagtggtgggctacccagttgggccccaatttgatcggagaggcccaggcagcctaccaagccttgacacatgagcaagccctggtgtacgaccaggtgaagcaggccattctccagcggctggacatcacagaggagacacatcgccgccggttccgggagtaccagcgccccccaggactgcgaccccgcgtggtggcccagcaactagtggatcatgtgacccggtggctctgccccggcaccaacgatgcagaaaaaatcaccgagctgattgccatagagcagttcgtgaaggtgctggggccggacacccAGAACTGGGTCACCAGGCATCGACCCACCACGCTAGAGGCAGCAGTCCGATTGGCTGAGGGGTATGAGGATGCCTTGGCATCAGCTCCTGTGGTCGTTACCCCCGCTCCTCCCTCCAACCGACCCCGGACAGGACCGACTCCAAGGACAGGACCCCCACAgcacttcaccccctccccccacggggCTACTTCTCATCGGCACCCCACGGGTGGCCTTCCTCCACCCCAATGGAGGGCGaggtcgacccccagcggggtgagagcagagaacccctccccactgccgaaccggcagcgggacacgcaagctccgtgggcgccctttcaccccacgtgttaccggtgccatgaggtcggccaccttgcgcggaattgtccggcggcgatggaatgtggtgcggcctcccattacctaccaacagcaccag aggaggagtga